In a single window of the Bradyrhizobium erythrophlei genome:
- a CDS encoding malonate decarboxylase subunit alpha, producing MPSFVERLDAIDLATAAGFELPPVMIYGDDVTHVITEQGVANLLLCRSPKEREGTVRAIAGDTDFGRAQARDMSDNLRERRIVMRPSDLRIDAKDATRDLLSARTIDDLVVWSGGLYAPPLKFRTCR from the coding sequence ATGCCGAGCTTCGTGGAGCGGCTCGACGCGATCGATCTCGCAACAGCAGCAGGATTCGAATTGCCGCCGGTGATGATCTACGGCGACGACGTCACCCACGTCATCACCGAACAGGGTGTCGCAAATCTCCTGCTGTGCCGGTCTCCCAAGGAACGTGAAGGCACGGTGCGCGCCATCGCCGGAGACACGGACTTTGGACGCGCTCAAGCTCGAGACATGAGCGATAATCTGCGCGAACGCCGGATCGTGATGCGGCCATCCGACCTTAGGATCGATGCAAAGGATGCGACGCGCGATCTGCTCTCCGCGCGGACAATTGACGATCTCGTTGTCTGGTCCGGCGGCCTGTATGCGCCGCCACTCAAATTCCGCACGTGCCGGTAG
- a CDS encoding LysR substrate-binding domain-containing protein: MLEFELLRSFVAVADCGGFHHAAERLNLTQSTVSQQIKRLELETKRPLFRRTTRSVALTDDGEMLLGDARRLLQFEEAARHRLAAPRLSGTARLGVVEEVAGGSLPSALGRFAKLHPGVKLEVQIGVSAELIEQLNAGRLDVVFAKRPLGTSKGRLVWREPLVWAAADTFDLVPGAALPLALYRERSVSREAALAALNDNELTWEIIYTSPSLTGVRAAALAGLAITPLPASALIAGLRVLGAEEGLPPLPDLEFAIYEKARPDKAAAALAAVLLTLAQGPSRPAI, translated from the coding sequence ATGCTGGAATTCGAGTTGCTGCGTTCCTTTGTTGCCGTAGCCGACTGCGGCGGTTTCCACCACGCCGCGGAGCGGCTCAACCTGACGCAGTCGACGGTAAGCCAGCAGATCAAGCGGCTTGAGCTCGAGACCAAACGGCCCTTGTTCCGGCGGACAACGCGCAGCGTCGCACTGACCGACGATGGCGAGATGCTGCTCGGCGACGCGCGTCGCCTGTTGCAATTTGAGGAAGCGGCCCGTCATCGCCTGGCGGCGCCGCGGCTGTCTGGCACGGCGCGTCTCGGCGTGGTCGAGGAGGTCGCCGGCGGCTCACTGCCTTCGGCGCTCGGCCGCTTCGCCAAGCTCCATCCGGGCGTGAAGCTCGAGGTGCAGATCGGCGTCAGCGCGGAATTGATCGAGCAACTTAATGCGGGGCGGCTTGACGTCGTGTTCGCAAAGCGCCCGCTCGGAACCTCGAAAGGGCGTCTGGTGTGGCGTGAGCCGCTGGTCTGGGCCGCGGCCGACACGTTCGATCTTGTTCCAGGCGCGGCGCTGCCGCTGGCCCTGTATCGCGAGCGATCGGTTTCCCGCGAGGCTGCACTCGCCGCGCTCAACGACAACGAACTGACCTGGGAGATCATCTATACCAGCCCCAGTTTGACAGGCGTGCGCGCGGCGGCGCTCGCGGGCCTCGCCATCACCCCGCTTCCTGCCAGCGCGCTGATCGCGGGCTTGCGCGTTCTCGGTGCGGAAGAGGGGCTGCCGCCTCTTCCTGACCTTGAGTTCGCGATCTACGAGAAGGCACGGCCCGACAAGGCCGCCGCGGCACTGGCTGCGGTTCTGCTGACGCTTGCACAGGGACCATCTCGCCCGGCGATCTGA
- a CDS encoding GMC family oxidoreductase N-terminal domain-containing protein yields MKIGLTVASPAHDWPIAYEDVAPWYDKVAYDIGISGDAKAEGLWRPAGRDYPMPPMKTFKNGEVWLKGFAANNIRMVPAAVAMNSVDFKGRPACIYDGWCHVGCPIGALANPLVTYLGEARAAGAEVRAWSTVTRVLTDASGKKATGVEYFDRDGEKHIQPASVVVCASWAAQSPRLLLNSATDKHPNGLANASGLDEIPNGFAADRHPFKWNRSTTDE; encoded by the coding sequence GTGAAGATCGGATTGACCGTGGCGAGCCCCGCGCACGACTGGCCGATCGCCTATGAGGACGTGGCGCCGTGGTACGACAAGGTCGCGTACGACATAGGCATTTCGGGTGACGCCAAGGCGGAGGGGTTGTGGCGACCGGCCGGCCGCGACTACCCGATGCCGCCGATGAAGACCTTCAAGAATGGCGAGGTCTGGCTCAAGGGTTTCGCCGCCAACAACATCCGTATGGTACCGGCGGCGGTTGCCATGAACTCGGTCGACTTCAAGGGTCGGCCTGCCTGCATCTATGACGGCTGGTGCCATGTCGGCTGTCCGATCGGTGCTCTCGCGAATCCGCTGGTGACCTATCTCGGCGAAGCGCGGGCGGCGGGTGCCGAGGTACGGGCGTGGAGCACGGTGACGCGCGTCCTCACCGATGCGTCCGGCAAGAAGGCGACCGGAGTCGAATATTTCGACCGAGATGGCGAAAAGCATATCCAGCCGGCGAGCGTTGTCGTGTGCGCCTCATGGGCGGCGCAGAGCCCACGGCTCCTGCTCAACTCCGCGACCGACAAGCATCCTAACGGCCTCGCCAATGCGAGCGGGCTCGACGAAATCCCAAACGGGTTTGCGGCTGACAGGCACCCATTCAAATGGAATCGATCAACTACTGATGAGTAA
- a CDS encoding winged helix-turn-helix transcriptional regulator, producing MVLGDRRMRFTELHRTIHGISQRMLTVTLRNLEHDRILIRTVYPTIPPRVEYELSRPRALAQGCAGPDR from the coding sequence ATGGTGCTCGGCGACCGGCGGATGCGCTTCACGGAATTGCACCGGACGATCCATGGCATCTCCCAGCGCATGTTGACCGTTACGCTGCGAAATCTCGAGCATGACAGGATTTTGATCCGAACGGTTTACCCCACGATTCCGCCGCGGGTTGAATACGAGCTCTCCCGACCGCGGGCGCTCGCTCAAGGTTGCGCTGGCCCCGATCGGTAA
- a CDS encoding NADPH-dependent FMN reductase: MVTATWWLTNRKCLGKRLCKSDPKSESSSARPVPGGSPIPTNWLFNIAKERNDADFEIVDLRDYPMPFFQEKVPLHVAPPQNEVALRWGEKVASLDGYIFVTAEYNHSIPAVLKNALDYLTSQINRKPATFLGYGGGGAARAVDHLRNILATAQVASLPRTIHICMIEMMGMMREGKSMADYPYLDDYAKPMLDELVWWANTLKEGRSGDSVAEAA, encoded by the coding sequence GTGGTTACCGCTACATGGTGGCTTACCAATCGTAAGTGTCTAGGAAAGCGACTATGCAAAAGCGACCCAAAATCGGAATCATCATCAGCACGACCCGTCCCGGGCGGTTCGCCGATCCCGACGAACTGGCTGTTCAATATCGCCAAGGAGCGCAATGACGCCGATTTCGAGATTGTCGATCTGCGCGATTATCCCATGCCGTTCTTCCAGGAAAAGGTGCCACTGCACGTTGCGCCGCCGCAGAACGAAGTCGCACTGCGCTGGGGCGAGAAAGTCGCCAGCCTCGACGGCTACATCTTCGTCACGGCGGAATACAATCACAGCATCCCGGCCGTGCTGAAGAATGCCCTCGACTATCTCACCTCCCAGATCAATCGCAAGCCGGCGACGTTCCTCGGCTATGGCGGCGGCGGCGCGGCCCGCGCCGTCGACCATTTGCGGAATATCCTCGCCACGGCGCAAGTGGCCTCGCTCCCGCGCACCATTCATATCTGTATGATCGAGATGATGGGCATGATGCGCGAGGGCAAGTCCATGGCGGACTATCCCTACCTCGACGACTACGCCAAGCCGATGCTGGACGAGCTCGTCTGGTGGGCCAACACGCTCAAGGAAGGCCGCTCCGGCGACAGTGTCGCCGAGGCAGCCTGA
- a CDS encoding GntR family transcriptional regulator has product MADQALLEPTGGSRAGNRALSVMDQIRESVLNGSVAAGERLNEVRLSRTLAVSRTPVRAALQALAGEGLLDYAPNRGFTVREFPLDAIVDAYEIRASLEGVAARFAAERGLSPDEKATIERSLRDGDRLLERGSFETGDLTIYRDINGDFHDTLLAAARNRMLAEMIRICHHVPVSSSRNIVAFEHRDVRRRHDDHHRIYEAIIAREPWRAEMLMREHVASVKASLVKSLTEGSRDNDADPTSAGQLPVK; this is encoded by the coding sequence ATGGCAGACCAAGCCCTTCTCGAGCCAACCGGCGGATCGCGCGCTGGCAATCGAGCCCTCTCGGTTATGGACCAGATCCGGGAATCCGTCCTGAACGGCTCGGTCGCTGCCGGCGAGCGGCTCAACGAAGTCAGGCTCAGCCGGACGCTGGCGGTTTCGCGCACGCCGGTGCGCGCCGCATTGCAAGCGCTCGCGGGCGAGGGATTACTGGATTACGCGCCCAATCGCGGCTTCACCGTGCGCGAATTTCCGCTCGATGCTATTGTCGATGCCTATGAGATCCGCGCCTCGCTCGAAGGAGTTGCGGCGCGGTTTGCCGCGGAACGCGGCCTCAGTCCGGACGAAAAAGCGACGATCGAGCGCAGCCTTCGCGACGGAGACAGATTGCTGGAGCGCGGCTCGTTCGAAACCGGCGATCTTACGATCTATCGCGACATCAATGGTGACTTCCACGACACTCTGCTCGCCGCCGCGCGCAACCGGATGCTGGCCGAGATGATCCGGATCTGCCATCACGTGCCGGTGTCGTCGAGCCGCAACATCGTTGCCTTCGAGCATCGCGACGTTCGCCGCCGGCACGACGATCATCACCGGATCTATGAGGCAATCATTGCCCGCGAGCCGTGGCGGGCGGAGATGTTGATGCGCGAGCACGTCGCGAGCGTGAAAGCATCGCTGGTCAAATCTTTGACCGAGGGCAGCAGGGACAATGACGCCGACCCTACATCTGCCGGCCAACTCCCGGTCAAATAG
- a CDS encoding BA14K family protein, whose amino-acid sequence MQRMRRAICSPRGQLTISLSGPAACMRRHSNSARAGSGLDHLSNKEDEMTSNRKLIGIGATALSLALAVATPAFAVGLRGGVAMHVGSGGFRGIQASVGSVVSSTDASYCAQRWAYYDPASGKYMGDDGEWHPCP is encoded by the coding sequence ATGCAAAGGATGCGACGCGCGATCTGCTCTCCGCGCGGACAATTGACGATCTCGTTGTCTGGTCCGGCGGCCTGTATGCGCCGCCACTCAAATTCCGCACGTGCCGGTAGCGGCCTCGACCACTTAAGCAACAAGGAGGATGAGATGACATCGAACCGCAAGTTAATTGGAATAGGGGCGACGGCCCTGTCATTGGCGTTAGCAGTTGCAACCCCGGCCTTCGCCGTGGGGCTCCGCGGTGGCGTTGCGATGCACGTCGGCAGCGGCGGGTTCCGCGGTATTCAAGCAAGCGTTGGCTCCGTGGTATCGAGCACTGATGCTTCCTATTGCGCCCAGCGTTGGGCGTACTACGACCCGGCGTCCGGGAAGTATATGGGCGACGATGGTGAGTGGCATCCTTGCCCATAA